One segment of Solanum lycopersicum chromosome 1, SLM_r2.1 DNA contains the following:
- the LOC101264979 gene encoding uncharacterized protein, with amino-acid sequence MAGKRVIAICQSGGEFDTDRDGFLSYKGGDAHAMEVDGKLDYNDFKMEVAEMFNCSLATMSVKYFLPGNRKTLITISNDKDLKRMINFHGDSDTAEIYVMTEEAVDPDFSNMPGSRSSRTTLSEMAVPVEAPLSVVEDIVDDPNESGLLLDANFDVVGDTNNVDDTLTIGAELPGPISFAAANYDEKNAKAAQQWQNDITGVGQRFNSVHEFRETLRKYAIANQFAFKYKKNDSHRVTVKCKAEGCPWRIHASRLSTTQLICIKKMNPTHTCEGAVVTNGYQATRSWVASIIKEKLKVFPNYKPKDIVSDIQKEYGIQLNYFQAWRGKEIAKEQLQGSYKEAYSQLPFFCEKVMETNPGSLATFTTKDDSSFHRLFVSFHASLYGFEQGCRPLLFLDSIFLKSKYQGTLLAATAADGNDDVFPVAFAIVDSESDDNWHWFLLQLRTALSMCRGITFVSDREKGLRESIAEIFQGEDVFHGYCLRYLSEQLIRDVRGQFSHEVKRLLVEDFYGAAYAPKPEGFQRYVESIRSISLDAYHWVMQSEPISWANAFFRGMRYNHMTSNFGELFYGWVSDAHDLPITQMVDAIRGKIMELIYTRRTESNQWVTRLTPFMEEKLEKESLRFSSIHALMPNGTKFEVQGDTIEVVDMDNCDCSCRDWGLTGLPCCHAIAVMGCLGRDPYDYCARYFTVDSYRSTYSESIHPIPSLEKPKRKDASQAAVTVTPPPTRRPPGRPTTKKVGSNEVTKRQLQCSRCKGTGHNKSTCKVVLLES; translated from the exons atggCTGGGAAGCGAGTTATCGCCATATGTCAGTCAGGTGGTGAATTTGATACTGATAGAGATGGTTTCCTTTCATATAAAGGCGGAGATGCTCATGCTATGGAAGTGGATGGAAAGCTGGACTACAATGATTTTAAGATGGAGGTTGCCGAGATGTTTAACTGCAGCCTTGCTACTATGTCAGTTAAATATTTTCTCCCTGGAAACAGGAAGACACTTATAACAATCTCCAATGACAAAGACCTTAAGCGCATGATCAATTTCCATGGCGACTCTGATACTGCAGAGATCTATGTGATGACTGAAGAAGCTGTTGATCCTGATTTCTCAAACATGCCTGGCAGTAG GTCAAGCAGGACGACTTTATCAGAAATGGCCGTCCCAGTTGAAGCTCCACTGAGTGTTGTGGAGGATATCGTGGATGATCCCAATGAGTCTGGCCTCTTGCTTGATGCCAATTTTGATGTCGTAGGTGACACAAATAATGTTGATGACACACTTACGATAGGAGCTGAATTGCCTGGTCCTATTTCATTTGCTGCTGCTAATTATGATGAGAAGAATGCTAAAGCTGCTCAGCAGTGGCAGAATGATATAACTGGCGTGGGCCAAAGGTTTAATAGTGTACATGAATTTCGTGAGACATTGCGAAAATATGCTATTGCAAATCAATTTGCTTTCAAGTATAAGAAGAATGATAGTCATCGAGTGACTGTAAAATGTAAAGCAGAGGGCTGTCCATGGAGAATTCATGCATCAAGATTGTCAACCACCCAATTAATCtgcattaaaaaaatgaatcctACCCATACCTGTGAAGGGGCCGTTGTTACTAATGGCTATCAGGCAACAAGGAGTTGGGTGGCTAGTATTATAAAGGAGAAGTTGAAAGTTTTCCCGAATTACAAGCCAAAGGACATTGTCAGTGACATACAAAAGGAATATGGAATCCAGTTAAATTATTTCCAGGCATGGCGTGGAAAAGAGATTGCTAAGGAGCAGCTTCAGGGTTCATATAAGGAGGCGTATAGTCAGCTGccatttttttgtgaaaaagtgATGGAGACAAATCCTGGAAGTCTTGCAACTTTCACAACAAAGGATGACTCAAGCTTTCACAGGCTCTTTGTATCATTTCATGCTTCACTCTATGGCTTTGAACAAGGCTGCAGGCCCCTGCTTTTCCTTGATAGTATATTTTTGAAGTCCAAATACCAAGGCACTCTGTTAGCAGCAACAGCTGCTGATGGAAATGATGATGTTTTTCCTGTTGCTTTTGCCATAGTAGACTCAGAATCTGATGATAACTGGCATTGGTTCCTATTACAGCTTAGAACTGCATTGTCAATGTGTCGTGGTATTACCTTCGTGTCTGATAGAGAGAAGGGGCTTAGAGAGTCAATTGCTGAAATATTTCAGGGTGAGGATGTCTTTCATGGCTACTGTCTACGCTATCTCTCTGAACAACTTATCAGAGATGTAAGAGGGCAATTTTCTCATGAAGTCAAGCGCCTTTTGGTTGAGGATTTTTACGGTGCGGCTTATGCACCAAAGCCTGAAGGCTTCCAGAGGTATGTAGAAAGCATAAGAAGTATTTCACTAGATGCTTACCACTGGGTAATGCAGAGTGAGCCTATTAGCTGGGCAAATGCTTTTTTCCGTGGGATGCGATATAACCACATGACATCAAACTTTGGAGAGCTCTTTTATGGTTGGGTATCAGATGCTCATGACTTGCCAATCACGCAGATGGTTGATGCAATAAGAGGTAAGATAATGGAGCTCATTTATACCCGGCGGACTGAATCCAATCAATGGGTGACAAGGCTAACTCCATTTATGGAGGAAAAGCTAGAGAAAGAAAGCCTAAGATTTAGTTCTATTCATGCGTTGATGCCCAATGGTACCAAATTTGAGGTCCAGGGGGATACCATAGAAGTAGTTGACATGGACAATTGCGACTGTAGTTGCAGAGATTGGGGGCTAACTGGCTTACCTTGTTGCCATGCGATAGCTGTCATGGGTTGCCTTGGTCGTGATCCATACGACTATTGTGCCAGGTACTTCACTGTCGATAGTTATAGATCAACTTATTCAGAGTCAATACATCCAATTCCAAGCTTAGAAAAGCCCAAGAGAAAGGATGCTTCTCAAGCTGCTGTAACAGTAACCCCTCCTCCCACCCGTCGTCCACCAGGGAGGCCAACGACGAAGAAGGTGGGTTCGAATGAAGTAACTAAGCGTCAGCTCCAATGTAGTAGATGCAAGGGTACAGGCCACAATAAGTCAACTTGCAAAGTGGTGTTACTGGAAAGCTAA
- the TPS35 gene encoding alpha-humulene_(-)-(E)-beta-caryophyllene synthase, with protein sequence MASAAALVSNYREEEIVRPVADFSPSLWGDRFHSFSLDNKIAGKYAQEIETLKEQSRVILSASSGTTLAQKLDLIDIVERLGLAYHFEKQIDDVLDQIYKADPNSEAQEYNDLQTSSIQFRLLRQHGYNISPKLFSRFQDAKGKFNESLSNDIKGLLNLYEASHVRTHGEDILEEALAFSTAHLESAAPHLKSPLSKQVTHALEQSLHKSIPRVETRYFISIYEEEEQKNDLLLRFAKLDFNLLQMLHKQELSEVSRWWKDLDFVTTLPYARDRAVECYFWTMGVYAEPQYSQARVMLAKTIAMISIVDDTFDAYGIVKELEVYTDAIQRWDISHIDRLPDYMKISYKALLDLYDDYETELSKDGRSDVVHYAKERMKEIVRNYFVEAKWFIEGYMPPVSEYLCNALATSTYYLLTTTSYLGVKSANKEDFEWLAKNPKILEANVTLCRVIDDIATYDVEKGRGQIATGIECYMRDYGVSTEEAMEKFEEMAEIAWKDVNEGILRPTPVSTEILTRILNLARIIDVTYKHNQDGYTHPEKVLKPHIIALLVDSIEI encoded by the exons ATGGCCTCAGCTGCTGCATTGGTGAGCAACTACAGAGAGGAGGAGATTGTTCGCCCTGTTGCTGACTTCTCTCCAAGTCTTTGGGGTGATCGTTTCCATTCATTCTCCCTTGACAATAAG aTTGCTGGAAAATATGCTCAAGAAATTGAAACTTTGAAGGAACAATCAAGAGTAATATTATCTGCATCTTCTGGAACAACATTGGCTCAGAAATTGGATCTGATAGACATTGTTGAGCGACTTGGCTTAGCTTATCATTTTGAGAAACAAATAGACGATGTGTTGGATCAAATTTACAAAGCAGATCCTAACTCTGAGGCTCAGGAATACAATGATTTACAAACTTCATCCATCCAATTTCGACTATTGAGACAACATGGTTACAATATCTCGCCGA AACTTTTTAGCAGATTCCAAGATGCAAAAGGCAAATTTAACGAATCTCTTAGCAACGACATCAAGGGTCTTTTGAACTTATATGAAGCCTCACATGTAAGGACTCATGGAGAAGATATTTTGGAAGAGGCACTTGCTTTCTCTACTGCTCATCTTGAATCTGCAGCTCCACATTTGAAGTCACCTCTGAGTAAGCAAGTGACTCATGCCCTTGAGCAATCTCTCCATAAGAGCATTCCAAGAGTTGAGACACGATACTTCATCTCTATCTACGAAGAGGAGGAACAGAAGAATGATTTGTTGCTTCGATTTGCAAAACTGGACTTCAACTTACTTCAGATGTTGCACAAACAAGAACTCAGTGAAGTATCAAG GTGGTGGAAAGATTTGGATTTTGTGACAACCCTTCCATATGCTAGGGATAGAGCAGTCGAATGTTACTTCTGGACGATGGGAGTGTATGCTGAACCACAATACTCTCAGGCTCGTGTCATGCTTGCTAAGACTATAGCAATGATTTCGATAGTAGATGACACATTCGATGCTTATGGCATTGTAAAAGAACTGGAGGTCTACACCGATGCCATACAGAG gTGGGATATTAGCCATATTGATCGGCTCCCTGATTACATGAAAATCAGTTACAAAGCACTTTTAGATCTCTACGATGATTATGAAACAGAACTGTCAAAGGATGGCAGATCCGATGTTGTACACTACGCTAAAGAAAGA ATGAAAGAAATTGTGAGAAACTATTTTGTGGAAGCAAAATGGTTCATTGAAGGATACATGCCACCAGTTTCTGAGTATCTTTGCAATGCATTAGCTACCAGCACTTATTACTTGCTTACCACTACATCCTACTTGGGCGTGAAATCTGCTAACAAGGAAGATTTTGAATGGTTGGCAAAGAACCCTAAAATTCTTGAAGCCAATGTGACACTATGCCGAGTCATTGATGACATAGCCACCTATGATGTTGAGAAGGGTAGAGGTCAGATTGCAACTGGAATTGAATGTTACATGAGAGATTATGGCGTATCCACAGAAGAGGCAATGGAAAAATTTGAAGAGATGGCTGAGATAGCATGGAAGGATGTAAATGAAGGAATCCTTCGACCAACTCCTGTCTCTACGGAGATTCTCACTCGCATTCTCAATCTTGCTCGCATTATTGATGTCACTTATAAACACAATCAAGATGGATACACGCATCCTGAAAAAGTACTAAAACCTCATATTATTGCGTTGTTGGTGGACTCTATTGAAATTTAA
- the TPS33 gene encoding viridiflorene synthase yields the protein MASAAALMSNCQDIVRPVADFSPSLWGDRFHYFSLDNQVAEEYAQEIETLKEQTRSLLSDAACGTTLAEKLNLIDIVERLGLAYHFETQIEDMLDQIYKSDPNFEAHDLNTLSLQFRILRQHGYNISPKIFCRFQDANGKFKESLSNDIKGLLNLYEASHVRTHGEDILEEALAFSTAHLESAAPHLKSPLSKQVTHALEQSLHKSIPRVETRYFISIYEEEEQKNDVLLRFAKLDFNLLQMLHKQELSEVSRWWKDLDFVTTLPYARDRAVECYFWTMGVYAEPQYSQARVMLAKTIAMISIVDDTFDAYGIVEELEVYTDAIQRWDISQIDRLPDYMKISYKALLDLYDDYETELSKDGRSDVVHYAKERMKEIVRNYFVEAKWFIEGYMPPVSEYLSNALATSTYYLLTTTSYLGVKSATKEDFEWLAKNPKILEANVTLCRVIDDIATYEVEKGRGQIATGIECYMRDYGVSTQVAMEKFQEMAEIAWKDVNEGILRPTPVSTEILTRILNLARIIDVTYKHNQDGYTHPEKVLKPHIIALLVDSVEI from the exons ATGGCCTCAGCTGCTGCATTGATGAGTAACTGCCAAGACATTGTTCGCCCTGTTGCTGATTTCTCTCCAAGTCTTTGGGGTGATCGTTTCCATTATTTCTCCCTTGATAATCAG gtTGCGGAAGAGTATGCTCAAGAGATTGAAACATTGAAAGAGCAAACAAGAAGTTTGTTGTCTGATGCTGCTTGTGGAACAACACTGGCTGAGAAATTGAATCTGATAGACATCGTTGAGCGACTTGGCTTAGCTTATCattttgagacacaaatagaggACATGTTGGATCAAATTTACAAATCAGATCCTAACTTTGAGGCTCATGATTTAAACACTTTGTCCCTTCAATTTCGAATATTGAGACAACAcggttacaatatctccccaa AAATCTTTTGCAGATTCCAAGATGCGAATGGTAAGTTCAAGGAATCACTTAGCAACGACATCAAAGGTCTATTGAACTTATATGAAGCTTCACATGTACGGACTCATGGAGAAGATATTTTAGAAGAGGCACTTGCTTTCTCCACTGCTCATCTTGAGTCTGCAGCTCCACATTTGAAGTCACCTCTGAGTAAGCAAGTGACTCATGCCCTTGAGCAATCTCTCCATAAGAGCATTCCAAGAGTTGAGACACGATACTTCATCTCTATCTACGAAGAGGAGGAACAGAAGAATGATGTGCTGCTCCGATTTGCAAAACTGGATTTCAACTTACTTCAGATGTTGCACAAACAAGAACTCAGTGAAGTATCAAg GTGGTGGAAAGATTTGGATTTTGTGACAACGCTTCCATATGCTAGGGATAGAGCAGTGGAGTGTTACTTTTGGACGATGGGAGTGTACGCTGAACCACAATACTCTCAGGCTCGTGTCATGCTCGCTAAGACTATAGCAATGATTTCGATAGTAGATGACACATTCGATGCTTATGGAATAGTAGAAGAACTGGAGGTTTATACCGATGCCATACAGAG GTGGGATATTAGTCAAATTGATCGGCTCCCTGATTACATGAAAATCAGTTATAAAGCACTTCTAGATCTCTACGATGATTATGAAACAGAATTGTCAAAGGATGGCAGATCCGATGTTGTACACTACGCTAAAGAAAGA ATGAAAGAAATTGTGAGAAACTATTTTGTGGAAGCAAAATGGTTCATTGAAGGATACATGCCACCAGTTTCTGAGTATCTTAGCAATGCATTAGCTACCAGCACTTATTACTTGCTTACCACTACATCCTACTTGGGCGTGAAATCTGCTACCAAGGAAGATTTTGAATGGTTGGCCAAGAACCCTAAAATCCTTGAAGCCAACGTGACTTTATGTCGAGTCATTGATGACATAGCCACCTATGAGGTTGAGAAGGGTAGAGGTCAGATTGCAACTGGAATTGAGTGTTACATGAGGGATTATGGCGTATCAACACAAGTAGCAATGGAAAAATTTCAAGAGATGGCTGAGATAGCATGGAAGGATGTAAATGAAGGAATTCTTCGACCAACACCTGTCTCTACAGAAATCCTTACTCGAATTCTCAATCTTGCTCGTATTATAGATGTCACTTACAAGCACAATCAAGATGGATACACTCATCCGGAGAAGGTTTTAAAACCTCACATTATCGCCTTGTTGGTAGATTCTGttgagatttaa